In Arcobacter sp. CECT 8983, the DNA window TTTATGGGATTTAGACGAAAAGACTGGTGAAAAAATCGGTGTTAAAGATATGAAAGAACAATCTTTATTCATCAGAGAAATTCCACTAATGACTGACAGAACTTCTTTCATCGTAAATGGAGTTGAAAGAGTTGTTGTTAATCAATTACATAGATCTCCAGGTGTTATCTTCAAAGAAGAAGAATCAAACACTGCTGGAAATAAATTAATTTATACAGGTCAAATTATCCCTGATAGAGGTTCATGGTTATACTTTGAATATGATGCAAAAGATGTATTATATGTAAGAATTAATAAAAGAAGAAAAGTTCCTGTAACAATTCTATTTAGAGCACTTGGTTACTCAAAAGAAGATATTGTTAAATTATTCTACCCAGTATTAAATATCAAAATTAAAAACAATAAATTCTTAACAGAATTTAATCCTGATGACTTCACAGGAAGAGTTGAGTTTGATATTAAAGATGACAAAGGTAACTTAGTTATTGCTGCTGGTAAAAGACTTACAGCTAGAAAAGCAAAAGCTTTAGTTGATGGTGGTCTTAAATTAGTAGAATATCCAGTTGATTTATTAATGGATAGATCTACAGCTAATACAATCTTTGATCCAGAATCAGGAGAAGTATTATTTGACGCTTTAACTACATTAGATGAGTTAAAACTTAAAAAGTTACTTGACCTTGGTTTTGATAATTTTGATATTGCAAATGATTTAGCAACTGGTGTTGATGATTCTATTATCAATGCATTTAAAGCTGATGCAGAGTCTTTAAAACTATTAAAACAAACTGAACAAATTGATGATGAAAATGATTTATCAGCAATTAGAATTTATAAAGTTATGAGACCAGGTGAGCCTGTAACTAAAGAAGCTGCAAAAGAGTTTGTTAGAAAACTATTCTTTGACCCAGAAAGATATGACTTAACTAAAGTTGGTAGAATGAAAATGAACCACAAGTTAGGTGTAGATGTTCCTGAGTACGTAACTGTATTAACTTATGAAGATATTATTAAAACAGTACAATACCTTGTAAAAGTAAAAGCTGGTCACGGTCACATTGATGATAGAGATCACTTAGGTAACAGAAGAATTAGAGCTATTGGTGAATTATTAGCAAATGAGTTACACTCTGGGCTAATTAAAATGCAAAAAGCTATTAGAGATAAAATGACTACATTATCTGGTACATTAGAAGATATTATGCCACATGATTTAGTTAACTCTAAAATGATTACTTCAACAATTACTGAGTTCTTTACATCTGGTCAGTTATCACAATTTATGGATCAAACTAACCCATTATCTGAAGTTACTCACAAAAGAAGACTTTCTGCACTTGGTGAAGGTGGTTTAGTAAAAGAGAGAGCTGGATTTGAAGTAAGGGACGTTCACCCAACTCACTATGGTAGAATCTGTCCAGTTGAAACTCCAGAGGGACAAAATATTGGTCTTATCAATACTTTATCTACATTTGCAAAAGTAAATGAATTAGGATTTATTGAAGCTCCATATAAAAAAGTTGTTGATGGTGTTGTAACAGATGAGATTATCTATGTAACTGCTACTCAAGAAGAGGGAATGATTATTGCTCCAGGTTCAACAAAAATTGATGATAATGGAAAGATTTCAGAAAACTTAATTGAAGCTAGACAAGATGGTGAAATTTTATTAGTTGAAAGAGCAAAAGTTAACTTAATTGATATCTCTTCACAAATGGTTATGGGTGTTGCTGCATCTTTAATTCCATTCTTAGAGCATGATGATGCCAACAGAGCCCTAATGGGATCAAATATGATGAGACAAGCTGTTCCATTATTAAGACCTAATGCTCCTGTTGTAGGAACTGGTTTAGAAAAAACAGTAGCAAGAGACTCTTGGGAAGCTATTAAAGCTAGAAGAGCTGGTGTTATTGAAAAAGCAGATTCTAAAAATATTTACATCTCAGGTGAAGATGAAAATGGTGCATTTATTGACCATTATGAAGTTAATAAAAACGTTAGAACAAATAATAATACATCTTTTGGACAAAGAACTGCTATTAAAGAGGGTGATTTCATTGAAAAAGGTCAAGTTATTGCTGATGGTCCATCTATGGATAATGGTGAACTTGCGGTTGGTGTTAATGCTATGGTTGCATTCATGCCTTGGAATGGATATAACTATGAAGATGCGATTGTTCTTTCTCAAAGATTAATTAAAGAAGATGCATTTACTTCTGTTCATATTTATGAAAAAGATGTAGAGTGTAGAGAACTTAAACATGGTAATGAAGAGATTACAAGAGATTTACCAGGGGTAAAAGAAGAGTCTATTACTCATCTTGATAACTCAGGTATCGTTAAAGTTGGTACTTATGTTAAAGCAGGAATGATTTTAGTTGGTAAAGTTACTCCAAAAGGTGAAATTAAACCAACTCCTGAAGAAAGACTATTAAGAGCTATCTTTGGTGAAAAAGCAGGACACGTAATTAATAAATCATTATATTGTCCAACTTCAATGGAAGGTGTAGTTGTTGACGTTAAAGTATTCACTAAAAAAGGATACGAAAAAGACGAAAGAGCAGTTGCAGAAATTGAAGCTGAAAAAAGTGAATTAGATATTAAACACCATGATAAATTATTAATGCTTGATAGAGAAGAGATTCTTAAAATTAATGATTTATTATCTAAATCACCATTAGAAAAAGAGTTAGAATTAGACGGTAAAACATACAAAAAAGGTGATAATATCCCTGTTGATGTATTAGCAAGTGTAAATAGATTTGCTATGAAAAAAGTTGTTGCTTCTTATTCTAAAGAGATTGAAGCAAAATATAATAGTATTAAAGATCACTTCATTAAAGAAAAATCTACTTTAAGAGAAGATCATGAAGAGAAACTTCAAGTATTAGAACATGATGATATTTTACCAAGTGGTGTAATTAAACAAGTTAAAGTTTATGTAGCTACAAAAAGAAAAATTAAAGTTGGGGATAAAATGGCAGGAAGACACGGTAACAAAGGTATCGTTTCTAACATCGTTCCTCAAGTTGATATGCCATACTTAGAAGATGGAACTACAGTTGACGTTATTCTTAACCCACTAGGGGTACCTTCAAGGATGAATATTGGTCAGATTATGGAAGTTCACTTAGGTTTAGTTGGTAAAAAAATTGGTAATCAAATTCAAGAAATTTTTGAAGCAAAAAGAGATGAGTTTGTAAAAGAACTAAGAGAAAAAATGACTGAAATTGCTTCAGTTGCTAAGCTTATGAATGGTAAAGAGTTTATGGATTCTTTATCTGATGAAGAGCTTATTAAATATGGTCAAGACTGGGCAAAAGGTGTAAGATTTGCTACTCAAGTATTCGATGGTGTTCAAGTTGATGAATTTGAAAAACTATTTGAATTAGCAAAAATTGATACTGATGGTAAGTCTACATTATATGATGGTAAGACTGGTGATAAAATGAAAGAGAGAGTAAACGTAGGTTACATGTATATGCTAAAACTTCACCACTTAGTTGATGAAAAAGTTCACGCAAGATCTACTGGACCTTACTCACTTGTTACACAACAACCAGTTGGTGGTAAAGCACTATTTGGTGGACAAAGATTCGGGGAAATGGAAGTTTGGGCTCTTGAAGCATATGGAGCTACAAGTGTTCTTAAAGAAATGTTAACGACTAAGTCGGATGACGTTGAAGGTAGAACAAGAGCTTATAGAGCTATTGCAAACGGTGAAAATGTTCCAAGATCAGGTGTTCCTGAAACATTCTTCGTATTAACTAAAGAGCTTAAAGCTTTAGGTTTAGATGTTGATATTTTTGACGAGGTGGAAGATAATGAGTAATAATGAAAGAGTATTAGAACCTATTGAAATAAAAGAACTAGAAAGACCACAAGATTTTTCTGCTTTTCAATTAAGATTAGCTAGTCCAGAAAAAATTCTTTCTTGGTCTTCTGGTGAGGTTAAAAAACCAGAAACTATTAACTATAGAACATTAAAACCTGAAAGAGATGGTCTTTTTTGTGCAAAGATTTTCGGACCTGTAAAAGATTACGAATGTCTTTGTGGTAAATATAAAAAGATGAGATACAAAGGTGTTGTATGTGAAAAATGTGGTGTTGAAGTAACATCATCAAAAGTTAGAAGACACAGAATGGGTCATATTGATTTAGTATCTCCTGTTGCTCATATCTGGATGGTATCTTCACTTCCAACAAGAATAGGTACATTACTTGGTGTTAAATTAAAAGATTTAGAAAGAGTATTATACTACGAAGCATATATTGTATCTGAACCAGGTGAAGCATATTATGATAATGAAAAGACTAAAAAAGTTAATAAATATGATATCTTAAATGAAGAACAATATAGAACAATTTCTGATTTATTTGATCACACAGGTTTTGAAGCAAACATGGGTGGAGATGTAATTAGAGATTTATTAGAAAATTTAGATTTAATTGAGTTATTAACTGTATTAAAAGCTGATATGGCAGCTACTAAATCTGAAGCTAAGAGAAAAACTATTGTTAAAAGACTTAAAGTTGTTGAAAACTTTATTAACTCTGGAAATAGACCTGAATGGATGATGTTAACTCAACTTCCAGTTCTTCCACCTGATTTAAGACCACTT includes these proteins:
- the rpoB gene encoding DNA-directed RNA polymerase subunit beta, giving the protein MLNSLKSGNRLRVDFAKNPQQIEIPNLLQLQQNSYENFLMIGKDDRAEAGVEKVFKSVFPIHDSQNRITLEYIGSEVGKPKYDVRESMVRGLTYSIPLKINIRLTLWDLDEKTGEKIGVKDMKEQSLFIREIPLMTDRTSFIVNGVERVVVNQLHRSPGVIFKEEESNTAGNKLIYTGQIIPDRGSWLYFEYDAKDVLYVRINKRRKVPVTILFRALGYSKEDIVKLFYPVLNIKIKNNKFLTEFNPDDFTGRVEFDIKDDKGNLVIAAGKRLTARKAKALVDGGLKLVEYPVDLLMDRSTANTIFDPESGEVLFDALTTLDELKLKKLLDLGFDNFDIANDLATGVDDSIINAFKADAESLKLLKQTEQIDDENDLSAIRIYKVMRPGEPVTKEAAKEFVRKLFFDPERYDLTKVGRMKMNHKLGVDVPEYVTVLTYEDIIKTVQYLVKVKAGHGHIDDRDHLGNRRIRAIGELLANELHSGLIKMQKAIRDKMTTLSGTLEDIMPHDLVNSKMITSTITEFFTSGQLSQFMDQTNPLSEVTHKRRLSALGEGGLVKERAGFEVRDVHPTHYGRICPVETPEGQNIGLINTLSTFAKVNELGFIEAPYKKVVDGVVTDEIIYVTATQEEGMIIAPGSTKIDDNGKISENLIEARQDGEILLVERAKVNLIDISSQMVMGVAASLIPFLEHDDANRALMGSNMMRQAVPLLRPNAPVVGTGLEKTVARDSWEAIKARRAGVIEKADSKNIYISGEDENGAFIDHYEVNKNVRTNNNTSFGQRTAIKEGDFIEKGQVIADGPSMDNGELAVGVNAMVAFMPWNGYNYEDAIVLSQRLIKEDAFTSVHIYEKDVECRELKHGNEEITRDLPGVKEESITHLDNSGIVKVGTYVKAGMILVGKVTPKGEIKPTPEERLLRAIFGEKAGHVINKSLYCPTSMEGVVVDVKVFTKKGYEKDERAVAEIEAEKSELDIKHHDKLLMLDREEILKINDLLSKSPLEKELELDGKTYKKGDNIPVDVLASVNRFAMKKVVASYSKEIEAKYNSIKDHFIKEKSTLREDHEEKLQVLEHDDILPSGVIKQVKVYVATKRKIKVGDKMAGRHGNKGIVSNIVPQVDMPYLEDGTTVDVILNPLGVPSRMNIGQIMEVHLGLVGKKIGNQIQEIFEAKRDEFVKELREKMTEIASVAKLMNGKEFMDSLSDEELIKYGQDWAKGVRFATQVFDGVQVDEFEKLFELAKIDTDGKSTLYDGKTGDKMKERVNVGYMYMLKLHHLVDEKVHARSTGPYSLVTQQPVGGKALFGGQRFGEMEVWALEAYGATSVLKEMLTTKSDDVEGRTRAYRAIANGENVPRSGVPETFFVLTKELKALGLDVDIFDEVEDNE